tcaacaaaaataaaagaaaacaaagtgcTGCTCTCATCTCTAGAGGCGTTGAATAATTATTTCAGGCATATCTGGGAAATAttcaaagatttttatttaaaaaaaatgagaaataagATATTTAGGTATTTAGCATGTTTCTTAAAAGTATCTGATTAGTATCGGTATCCGGCGTGTGCTGATATAGACATGATTTGTAATATGAAGTATCCGTTCTTCGTAGTTAACAGGACATGGGTCATGTTGTTGCCACGTCTTTCCAAGTGCGTGCTCTGGGGAGAGTGGCTGGGTCTGCACCTGAATCGTGGCAGTTCCACTGTATTTCTCAAGAGAGAGATATTTTTCCCTTTGTAAAGATCAACTAGCTAAAAGATAATATGCTTAACTCTATTGACCTGTTTACTATTCTATCATTGCTTATCTACTGTGCCCATATAAAACGAGAGAATATAAGAACTTGATAtatcttctattcttccttAACAGTTAAACTTGTCTCATTTGGTTCTATAGATACTCGTATTGTATCTGTTATCAGCCAATATTAAAACCAACAAGCTCATGGTCCATGTTCTGATGGATTCTGCAGGTACAATTGTGGTGTGCACCTCCAGTTCAATTTATTCACAAGTCTATATGCATTTTCCTCTTTCTATGTCATGACTACATGTgtaaatttttgtttcctactaTCAATATTCTTATATAGATGTATGCATAATGTAACCCATgattttttgaaattaaaattacCATAATGCAATGTCAGATAACCTTAAAATCATCTTTTGAACACTAGTACAAGATTCCATGTGTTTGTCCTTTGTACTTCTATCACATCATCATCCACATTAGGAATTAATATATATTGCATAAGTGCAGCTCATGTTATGTCAAGATTTTCTATGTCTATTGTGTTGCATAGCCGCACGCGAAGACAGTTTAGCAACTAGAAACCCAAACTTGACATGTCTAACCTCCTTTTTGTTACTTTCTGAGCAAGGCCACTGCATTAATAACTAGATCTTGTTTAATACACTCTTAATTCTGTTCTAGTCTGGAGACCGCACTCGACAACTTTATGAGAAGAAATGCATACAACTAAGAAATCTAGATGCCAAGGGTGCTGATTCACGTGCAGTGGACAAAACTAGAGCTGTAGTAAGAGACTTGCACACAAGAATCTGGGTGGCATTACGAGCAGCGGAATCAATATCAGAAAGAATTGAACAGTTAAGAGATGAAGAATTGCATCCTCAGCTTATTGAGCTGCTGCAAGGGTAAGCGGAGAAACCTGATGCATATAAGAGGACATTACTACTTTTTGTTCTAtcagtaattttttttaaaaatttttccctttcttcccctatctttttcttttcttttgagtgcAGCCTATCAAGAACTTGGAAGATAATGCTAGAATCTCATGAAACCCAAAAACAGATTATGTTCGAAGTGAATTCCTTTACGTGCCCTGCTTATGGGAAATTCTGCAATAATGCACAGCGCCATGCAACTCTTAAGCTGGAGGCTGAGCTTCGGAACTGGAGGACATGCCTTGTAGACTATATTGCAGCACAGAAAGCATATGTTGAAGCTCTAGATGGTTGGCTATCCAAGTTCATTATGCCTGATGTGGAATTCTATTCTCAAGCTAGATCATCACTTCCACCGTATAGACCTGGAGCTCCTCCATTAATTATGATCTGTCACAATTGGTCAACTACATTGGGGAAGTTGCCTGACAAAGAAGTATCTTGTGCAAtgagaagattcatcaagagtTTAAAGGTTTTATGGGCTAAGCAAGGGGAGGAGCAACAACAGAAGAGAAAAGTGGATACCCTTGCAAAAGAGCTTGACCGTAGGATTCTAGCATTCCAGAGAGCGGAGAATAAGGTTCTGGAGTCCAAGCTTCTCGAGCATAAGCCTGAGCTGGATGTTAGGCAGCGGGTTGAGTATCTGTCAGAGAGGAAAGAACTGTTAGTAACATTCAGGAAGAAATTGGAATCAGAGAAAGCAAAGCATCATGATTGCATGCAGGATACACATGAGATCACTCTAAATGGATTTAAGATAGGCTTGGCCGGTATCTTCGAATCACTAACAGATTTCTCAAAGGATTCTCTAAAACTTTATAACGAACTTCTGATGCAGAATGACAAAGCAAAGGTGGCATATGAGATGACGGAGAAGCCATCATGCATAGGGGGCTCGCATTCACGTATGGAATTAGATAACAGATGATGATGGCCGTCTTGTCTGCAACCTTGTTATTGTACATTAAGCTGAAGGTCTGGTCGCGTAGCAAAAAATCTGCAGCTTTGTGGGAACTACAGTTgctgattattttattattggcattTGGCAGGTAAGTTTCTCCCAGTTTTCTCGACCCTTTTGGGACCTGGTTGGTTTCTAATTCGAGGTCTTCTGTAAGTATTAGCTATGTTTATTGGGGTAAGGGTCATATTTTGGTGGATAACCATTGTTGTGAGTATTGTTTCAGTATCTGAATAGAAAAGAGTTTGCTGAAAGTTTTATGGACAGCAATGATCTTCGGTTTTTGCTTGTTTCTGAGTTGGCACTATAAGAGAAACCATCCATCATCTTGACTAATGTTTGgtctttcattttcttattgGACAAAGCTATTGGGTTGAACCTTGTGCTCTTAGTGCTTTCTACTGATTGTATGATTGATAACCTGGAATCTTGTTTCCCTAGTACTAGGATGGAGTCCACCCTTTTTCTGGCAGCTCCATTTAAAAGCATTATTGCTGCCCATACCTATCCGTTGCTAGTTATGTTATGACTATTGTCAGACTCATGGGTGCTGCACAAAAAACTAGATGAAAAGATATATAGTatattatttgtttgttttggaTAATGGGAACAACAGTAGGCATTCCTCTGCCCAGTTCACTGAACAGTGAAGATACTATATTTgagcaaaatagattttctaacaaTGTGGCCGAACATCAGTCAAATGACTTGAGATGTTGGCATGGAATCCCACAAAAAATAAGATTTACTTCTGTCTGTCTATGTTCAGTTTTCCCACACAAAGATTAGAAATGTCGTCATGGTAACGCACCATATAAAATCCAGCTGTGTCCAGCATTTGGTTCCCAATGTTCATTATCCCAAAGCTGGAAAACGTAGAAATAATTTGGGTTTTATTGGACATGCCAAaaccatatatataaaaaaatcttgTTGCTCCTTCCCACGGGAAAGTAAAATTTGCtagaatattatttttcatagaATTAAGATGAGAGGAAGTGTGGTCAAAATCGAATGAGAACACAATTAGAATCCAAGTCATCCATTTCAAGACTCGGTGGCCTGATCAATTGAGCCAACTGTAAGGATAGAGGCGGACCCAAAGGAATCCCTTATTccatacatatattttttaataagaatatatcaattaattttattaatacttataaataaaattgaaataatatTCTGTCGGATCCCAGGCGATTCCAACCAACGGTCGAATTATCCTCCGGACGGAAGAAAAATGTTTGCAAGGCTTCGTTTCGAGTCTCcacctcctctccctccctctcccaagCCCCCTAGAAACCCACGACGGAACCAACGGTCGAATTCCCGAACTCCAGGTGTTGATGCCCTTCGCCATTACCTTCGCTTGGTAACCCAAGGCTCTGTTCCTAATAAAACCACCTTCATCTCGGCCATGAGAGCTTGCTCCCTCCTCCCCTCCATCCCAGAAGGCAGAGCCATCCATTCCCGCATCCTCAAAGCTGGGCTTGGAGCTGATAGATTCATTGCAAGTTCTGTCATTAGCTTCTACTCTTCGTGCGGGCAGCTGGGTCCTGCCCGTCAAGTGTTCGATGGAGTTTTTGTGAAGGATGCAGCACTTCAAACCACCATGCTCAAGGGTTATGTTGAGCATGGTGACATTGCTAAAGCTAGGGCCTTGTTTGATGAGATGAACACAAGAGATGTGATCGCCTGGAATGCGATGATAAGTGGGTACGCTCAAAGCGGGCTTCCAGAGGATGCCCTTGAATTGTTTCACGAGATGCAGATTTCTAACTTTCAGCCTAATGAGGTGACACTTATTGGTGCCCTTTCGGCTTGTTCACAAATGGGTTGTCTTGCCTTAGGTGAATGGATACATGGTTACATTGATAGGCATTTGGATGTTATCCGGAGCCCGACTTTGGGTAACGCTCTTGTGCATATGTATGCAAAGTGTGGTAGATTGGATGCGGCTTTTGAGTTGTTCCTTGGGCAAAAGCTTAGGAACTTGGAGTCATGGAATGCCATGTTGACCGGTTTCGCAATTCATGGGCATGGGACTTgtgctctttctctcttctcccaGATGATTAAGTTAGGTGCATGGCCAGATAGGATTAGTTTTCTTGCAGTTTTGATGGCTTGCAGTCATGCGGGCATGATCGATCATGCTCGAAGATGCCTTAATTGCATGACTAGAATTTACGGCATCGAACCAGAGGCCAAGCACTATGGTTGTATGGTGGATATTCTATCTCGTGGAGGGCATCTTGAAGAGGCCAGGTCACTCCTCAGTAGCATGCCTTTTGAGCCTGATGCTTGTGCATGGGGTGCCTTATTGCATGGTTGCCTCACTTACGGCAATTATGATCTTGGTCTAGAAGCTTCAGGGCATCTTATTGAGCTTGAACCATGGGAAGAGGGCCGATATGTAGCACTATTGAATCTTTATTCCATGACTGGTAGAGTAAAAGATGCCATAAGGGTACGGAAGGTGATCGATGAGGTGGGTATCAAGCAATCTTCAGGAAGAAGTATGATCGAGGTCGATGGTGTCGCACATGAATTTCTAGCAGGAGATAGATCACATAGCCAATCTAGTGATATATTTTCTATGATTGAGAAGATTGCTTCAAACTTAGAGCTTCTTGATCAACTTGATTGAAGCAGTATCATGCGGAAAGGATCTTAGAATAAGGAAGTCAACCAAAAGAACTTAGCATGTCAGTTCTCTCGTAGCTGTACAGGTATGGATACAACACAGAGAAGGTTTTTGTTCCTGCTAACAATAATATATCTATATACTATGCTTTAATCAAGAAAATTCTGATGATACATTTTTTTAGATATCTCATGCTACTTGACACTCAGTGGACTGAAAAAGACAATACATTTAAGACAGAGTAATGTTCAATACAACATCATGCTAGCCTGTATTGATAACTGAAAATCTTATTGAACTCAAGCAGAGGATGTTTACCCCACAAGAAAAAAATCAAGCAGATGGTtggttttaaaaataatagcatTGTAGCAGGGAATGCATTGTTAGGGATATGTACCAATAACTGTGTCAAC
This genomic stretch from Phoenix dactylifera cultivar Barhee BC4 unplaced genomic scaffold, palm_55x_up_171113_PBpolish2nd_filt_p 000254F, whole genome shotgun sequence harbors:
- the LOC103718931 gene encoding pentatricopeptide repeat-containing protein At5g56310-like, with amino-acid sequence MRACSLLPSIPEGRAIHSRILKAGLGADRFIASSVISFYSSCGQLGPARQVFDGVFVKDAALQTTMLKGYVEHGDIAKARALFDEMNTRDVIAWNAMISGYAQSGLPEDALELFHEMQISNFQPNEVTLIGALSACSQMGCLALGEWIHGYIDRHLDVIRSPTLGNALVHMYAKCGRLDAAFELFLGQKLRNLESWNAMLTGFAIHGHGTCALSLFSQMIKLGAWPDRISFLAVLMACSHAGMIDHARRCLNCMTRIYGIEPEAKHYGCMVDILSRGGHLEEARSLLSSMPFEPDACAWGALLHGCLTYGNYDLGLEASGHLIELEPWEEGRYVALLNLYSMTGRVKDAIRVRKVIDEVGIKQSSGRSMIEVDGVAHEFLAGDRSHSQSSDIFSMIEKIASNLELLDQLD